Genomic window (Chryseobacterium sp. H1D6B):
TTTTCGTCAGACTGTGAACACTGTAGTAAAATATTTGCTGCTTGTGAATGTTTTACTGCGTTTGCTAGTAACTCTTGTATGATTCTGTAAATATTAATTTGAACGGATAACGGCAGGTCTTTACCAATATTGAGTGTTTGAAGGTCAATATCAAGGTCCTTCCTCGTATAGAACTCACATAAGTCTCTAAGAGCAGTCTCCAGGCCGAAATTAAGCAGGGATTCAGGCATTAAGTTTCTGGCGACATGTCTTAACTCACTTACTGAATTATCCAGCTTATTTAAGATCTTGTTGAAATCCTGGTTCCCATTATGATCTAAATGCGTGGAAGACCATGTAGAAAGATTGATTTTTACTCCTGCCAGCATTCCTCCAAGACCATCGTGGAGATCTCTGGCGATCCGTTCTCTTTCTCTTTCCTCACTTTCTAGAACAGCTTTTGTAATTTTTAACTCTTCCTTCTGCTGGAGCTCTTTCAGTTTCTGCTGAATATTGATTTTCCTTTGTCTGTTCAGTTTTTTATTATAAAAAAATATAAATACCAGAAGGACTAAAAAAAAGATAGATGCAAACCCCAGCAGCCATAGATATTGGTTCTTTTTATTGATATCCAGTTCTTTTTGTGCTTTTTCAGTATTTAGATTAGCTATTTTTCGTTCTTTTTCTGCAGTATTGAATTTTGTTTCTAAGGTGTTGATTTCCAATTTTACATTCTCAGAATTCAGGCTGTCATTTAATTTTGAATATTTCCTTTCCCAGCCCAGTGCGTCCTTGGTATTTCCCATTTCTTCATTGAGACTTGACAATTGGAGATAAATTGTTTTCCTATTATTTGCATCAATGATAAGCGTTTTTTCAGCTAAAATATGTTCCAGTAAGTTTTTGGCTTCAGTGTATTTTTTCAGTTTTCTGAGAATATCATATTTATTTAAATAAAACATCTGGGCCAGCAGATTCATATTGAATTTTTCAGCAAAGAATAATCCTTTTTCGATAACAGGTAAAGCCTCTGCGTTTTTTTGTTTAGTGATCAAGTAAAGAGCACTATTGTAATAGTACATGGCATTAGAAGAAGAGTTTGGAAATGGACGGATTAATTTTTCCGCTTTATCCAAATATTTTTTGCCGATAGAACCTTTGGCCTGATAATAAAAATTACTTGCCATATTGAGGTAAGCAAAAAACAATTCAGATGAGCGGGGAGCATTTTTCTCAAGAATATTGATGGCTTTGTTATTGTAAATATCCGCTTTTTGAAATTCAGCATTGTAAGTCAGCACAATGGCAAGCTGGGAGTACATAAACCCTAAATGCCTGCTGTTTTCATATTTTTGAATGAGGGGAATACTTTTTTCAAGTATTATTTTAACCAGAAAAGGATAGCCTTCTTTGTTTTTTTGAGTAACACCATAGTTAAACCAGGCTAAAGCTTGAAAAATATCTGATTCTTCGGTTTTAAATTTTGAAAGTGCCTGTATTGCTTTTTGGTAAGAGGAGGCTGCTTTGTTTTTGTTCCGGTCTAGATTATACTGGCCTTCATAATAGTAATATTTGGCAGTAGTAAAGGAAGTATTTTTTCCTAGTATTCTTCCGGATTCTAAATATTTTTTACTTAAAACAGAATCTGTGTTCCTGTAATAATTTGACAATAAAAAATAAGCATCTGCTTTAGAGCTGTTATTAATGTTATGGTTTATAACATTCTGCAGACTGTCTTCGTAAGGCTTTTCATTAAGAGGAATGATCTGCTGTGATTGTAAACTAAAAGATCCTAGAATACACAGTAAAGTTATTAATCTCTTCATTATATCAGTTCCATTTATTTTATGGTAAGTAGTTTTTTAATATAAAACTTACAATATAATTAAATTTTTCAGGATTGGAAATACCTAAAATCAGGTAGAAAAAATTACTTTTTTTTCAGGATTGGTAAACATCTTCAGTTGCAATAGTTTTGCAGACACCCAATCAATGGATCATAGATTTAAATAAATATATTAACTAAAGAAAAAGAGTATGAAAAAAATGAAACTGAATCAATTGTTGAAAGGAACAGCTGCTGTATTGGCAGGAGTATTGCTTTTGGGATTTGTTACATCATGCAGTAATGATGACGATGATGATAATACGCCAGGATCGGGGAGCAGTCATAAAGTTGTTTTTAAAGCGGAAGCATCTTCAGGAAGCAACATCAATATAGCTGTTTACGGAATTGACGGCGATGCGACTACAGCAACGAGTCTTACCGGAACAACATGGACGAGTCCTGAAATAACGGCTCCAGCAGGTGCATACACCGCAAATGTGGCAGTTAATGCAATAGGAGCAAATGCAGGGTCTACTTTAAAAGTTCAGATCTGGGTTGACGGACAATTGAAAAAAGAAGGAACTTCTAGCGGACAGGTTTTATCTGCTTCTACAAGTTACACTTTCTAAAGAATTTAATAACTTTCGAAATAATGAAAATGCGCCGCAGGATAAATCCTGCGGCGCATTTGTTATATTATGTTTTATATTAAATAATCTTTACAATGAAATAGCTCTTTTTTCCCTTTTGCAGCAAAAGAAATTTTCCGTCGATCAAATCACTTTCATTAGCCGTGTAGACTTCGTTTATTTTTTCTTTGTTTATAGAAATTGCATTTCCTTTTAATTCTCTTTGTGCCTCACTTTTAGATTTTAGGAAACCCGATTTTTCAGAAAGAAGATCAACAATATTGATTCCCAAAACATCAGCTTTTGCCACCTCTTTCTGTGGAACGCCGTCAAAAATTTCTAAAAAAATCTCTTCATCAAGGCTTACAAGATCTTCGGCTGTAGAACGTCCGAAAAGAATTTCAGAAGCTTTTAAAGCTTTTTCGTATTCTTCTCTGCCATGAACCCAGATGGTGACTTCTTCGGCTAATCTCTTTTGAAGCTTTCTTTCGTGCGGTGCTGTTTTGTGCTCTTCAATTAAACTGTCAATTTCTTCCTTGCTTAAGAAAGTATAGAATTTAATAAATCTTTCTGCATCGGCATCCGTTGCATTCAGCCAGAACTGGTAGAATTTGTATGGTGAAGTTTTTTTTCTGTCCAGCCAGTAGTTTTCACCGCTTTCAGATTTTCCAAATTTAGAACCGTCAGCCTTAGTGATCAAAGGAACGGTTAATGCAAATGCTTCACCCTGAGCTTTTCTGCGGACAAGTTCAGTCCCGGTAGTAATATTTCCCCATTGGTCAGAACCGCCCATCTGCAGTTTTACATTATTGTTTTGGTATAAATGAAGGAAATCATATCCTTGGATAAGCTGGTAAGTGAATTCTGTAAAACTCATTCCGTCTGCTCCGCCTTCACCTGTAAGACGTTTTTTTACAGAATCTTTGGCCATCATGTAGTTTACAGTGATGTTTTTCCCGACATTTTTAGCAAAATCAAGGAATGAAATGTTTTTCATCCAGTCATAATTATTTACTAATTCTGCTTTGTTCGGTTCGTTTCCGTCAAAATTTAAAAACCTTGCCAGTTGGTTTTTTAGACATTCAACATAGTGAAGAAGGGTTTCTTCGTCTAAAAGATTTCTCTCAGCAGACTTTCCAGAGGGATCTCCAATCATTCCTGTTGCCCCTCCCACCAGAGCAATCGGTTTGTGGCCGTGCTGCTGAAAATGAGCTAAAATTTTTATTTGAATAAGGCTTCCAATGTGCAAAGAATCAGCAGTTGGATCAAAACCAATATACGCACTGGTTACCTCTTTATTCAGTTGTTCATCGGTTCCAGGCATCATATCGGCAAAAAGACCACGCCATTTTAATTCTTCAATAAAGGAATTCATTATATTTTATTTAAAATTTAATCGGTGCAAAGATAATAAATTCAATGGTAAGTAGGGAAAAGCGGAAAGGCAGAAAATAGAAATTGTTTAATGATTGGAATATTCTCAGATTATCATTACAGCCTCAGAAGGAATTTCAATAATTGAGTTTAGATTTTTCAACTTATATTATACCGAAAAGCGGAAATTAATCCAACATGAAGTTTTTCCTGAGACCTAAAAATAGCCTGTTTAGCGCAATCCTATTTGTTGCAGTTCTGCCCAAAATAAATTATATTTGTTAGTAATGAAAGACGAACAGCTGTTTTTGCTTATTCAGAAAGCAAAAGAAAAAGATCAGAAAGCCCAGACAAAACTCATTAATGTTTTTTGGGTAGATGTGTTTTCATTTGTAATGAAGAAAGTAGGGGATGAAAATGATGCGGATGAAATTACGGTGAATGTTTTTTCAAAAGTTCTATCCAAATTGGATATGTATGATCCTCATTTTCAGTTTAAAACTTGGATTTTAACCATTGCCCAAAATACAATTATTGATTTTTGGAGGAAAAAAAGCCGGGAAAATTTAGATGTCACCGAAAACTTGGATGAAGTAAAAAATCATTATGCAAAATCTCCTGAAGAACTCATGATTTCGGCTGAGGAGCAGAAGAAAATTATCAAGACAATTGAATCTTTAGATGTTAATTATCAGGATATTATAAAGCTGAGGTTCTTTGAGGAAAAAAGCATCAAAGAAATTGCTGAAGAACTTGGCATTTCAGTAGCGAACACAAAAGTAAGAGTTATGCGTGCCAAAAAGGTCCTGGCTGAGCTATTGAAAAATAACGAGTTTGAAGATAATTGAATTATAGGTGGAATTCTGCCTTTGTTTTTGGAAGTATAATTTTTCTGTCTTCTTTATTTCTATTCTGCAGGTTAATTTTCATTCCTTTTTTGATAAATGTTTCCTTTTCGGATTTTCCATTATCAGGAT
Coding sequences:
- a CDS encoding ATP-binding protein; protein product: MKRLITLLCILGSFSLQSQQIIPLNEKPYEDSLQNVINHNINNSSKADAYFLLSNYYRNTDSVLSKKYLESGRILGKNTSFTTAKYYYYEGQYNLDRNKNKAASSYQKAIQALSKFKTEESDIFQALAWFNYGVTQKNKEGYPFLVKIILEKSIPLIQKYENSRHLGFMYSQLAIVLTYNAEFQKADIYNNKAINILEKNAPRSSELFFAYLNMASNFYYQAKGSIGKKYLDKAEKLIRPFPNSSSNAMYYYNSALYLITKQKNAEALPVIEKGLFFAEKFNMNLLAQMFYLNKYDILRKLKKYTEAKNLLEHILAEKTLIIDANNRKTIYLQLSSLNEEMGNTKDALGWERKYSKLNDSLNSENVKLEINTLETKFNTAEKERKIANLNTEKAQKELDINKKNQYLWLLGFASIFFLVLLVFIFFYNKKLNRQRKINIQQKLKELQQKEELKITKAVLESEERERERIARDLHDGLGGMLAGVKINLSTWSSTHLDHNGNQDFNKILNKLDNSVSELRHVARNLMPESLLNFGLETALRDLCEFYTRKDLDIDLQTLNIGKDLPLSVQINIYRIIQELLANAVKHSQAANILLQCSQSDENFFITIEDNGKGFKENSDKQHKSMGLDNLRNRVDYLKGNMEINSDQDGTTITIELNTHGIS
- the tyrS gene encoding tyrosine--tRNA ligase produces the protein MNSFIEELKWRGLFADMMPGTDEQLNKEVTSAYIGFDPTADSLHIGSLIQIKILAHFQQHGHKPIALVGGATGMIGDPSGKSAERNLLDEETLLHYVECLKNQLARFLNFDGNEPNKAELVNNYDWMKNISFLDFAKNVGKNITVNYMMAKDSVKKRLTGEGGADGMSFTEFTYQLIQGYDFLHLYQNNNVKLQMGGSDQWGNITTGTELVRRKAQGEAFALTVPLITKADGSKFGKSESGENYWLDRKKTSPYKFYQFWLNATDADAERFIKFYTFLSKEEIDSLIEEHKTAPHERKLQKRLAEEVTIWVHGREEYEKALKASEILFGRSTAEDLVSLDEEIFLEIFDGVPQKEVAKADVLGINIVDLLSEKSGFLKSKSEAQRELKGNAISINKEKINEVYTANESDLIDGKFLLLQKGKKSYFIVKII
- a CDS encoding RNA polymerase sigma factor, whose product is MKDEQLFLLIQKAKEKDQKAQTKLINVFWVDVFSFVMKKVGDENDADEITVNVFSKVLSKLDMYDPHFQFKTWILTIAQNTIIDFWRKKSRENLDVTENLDEVKNHYAKSPEELMISAEEQKKIIKTIESLDVNYQDIIKLRFFEEKSIKEIAEELGISVANTKVRVMRAKKVLAELLKNNEFEDN